The Gossypium hirsutum isolate 1008001.06 chromosome D02, Gossypium_hirsutum_v2.1, whole genome shotgun sequence region CCAAGGCCACCATCCTTCTTGACACCTGAGAAGGAGGAAGAGATTGCAAGGAACTTGAAGAAGTATAGCAAGAAGTACGAGGCAGAGGACCAGGATGTATCGATGTTATTGAGCGAGCAAGATCGTGAGAAGAGAAGGATGTTGAAGGAGGAATGGGAAAAGTGGGTTAGTGAATGGAGGCGGGCACAAGAGGAAGAAAAATTGGAGAGGCAAAAGTTGAGGGATGGAGAAGCtagtgatgaagaagaagaatacGAGGCCAAAGAAGTTGAAGTAGAGGAAGTGTTGGATGTGTCGGAAGAGGTCCTTTCATTTGAAGAGTGAGAACCTGTAGTAGAGGAGCTTGATTCTTCATTATGATGTTGTTGttacctttactttttgattTTGTTACCGTAAGAATTTTGGGTCATGACATTGCCAAGTTTAGTTGATTATGATTTATTTGAAAACTAGTTAATTTTAGATCAGAATCAGATGTACACTTCTCGTCTGGTTTCAGGTTTCACTGCAAAAAGAGTACTAACAATGgatataaattttcaaatttcaacttTTGCTTTTCTTAGGAGCCCATTTGTTGAAATGTGATCCCTTGATGAAGATTTCTCGTTCGATATAATCTGGTTTATCGGCTAAAGAGATGCAAACCGTATTATTTATTTAGGTAAATTACATtcaagtcactaaactattagtaagtttaagtTTTGGTCATTTGATTTTAGAAAGTTACAAAACGgttattgaattattcaaaagtttttattcaagtcaactgaattattcgaaagtttttgtTCAAGTCaattgaattattcgaaagtttttatttaagttttttcaaaaaatagttgttaacttttccaaaaaaattcaaCCAGCGAGCTCTAATTTGCGATTCGAAGATTAATATAATGGATTAATATTTATCGATGAATAGAAAATTTGATGATTAGTGTCGACGATTggaaaaaaaatagttatttgaaaattttgtttcatTAATTCGTGAcgtttaaaattatttgataaaaaataaactgtaaaaaagaaaggagaggagagTTCAATAATAGtgattttaatagtttattaCTTAAATgagaacttttgaataattcaataactattttataattttttaaaattaaataactaaaacataaacttattaataatttaggcaCCTTTAGTGCACTTTATCCTACTTTATTTATTATCAGAATATGAATTTCGAAATAGATTTTGTTAGTCATTTTTGCTTTTTGGATAATATCAGGAGCCGacccaaatatatataaaaagtcgAAATggttactatttatttattttttatattctaacCCACCGAGGCCCAAAAAAAAGCCTCCCGTACCTACTTAAATGGAAACGGGAAGGAAGTAGTTCCTCCAAAATCTTCCAAACGAAACATGACCACCGCAGCTGAAACCCGCAATTGGCTAGAACTGCCGTTGGACGTGACGGCTTCGATTCTCTCCCGGATAGGTGCGATTGAGATCCTTAACAGCGCCCAAAACGTGTGTTCTCTGTGGCGGAACATCTGCAAGGACCCATTAATGTGGAGATCCATTGATATGCACAACTTGGGTGATTTATGGGACATGGACTATGACCTTGCGAAGATGTGTGTCCACGCTGTCGATCGCAGCTGCGGTCACTTGCTTGATATCAATGTCGAGTATTTTGGTACTGATGCACTTCTTCTTCATATCTCTGAGAGGTAAAGTTTCTTTCCCCCCTATTTTGTAATCTCTATTTGTTTTTCAGGTTATGCTAATTATCAATTATCAACTTTCATTATTATGATGTTAATGGAGTGTTATAATTTGATAGGCTTGGTTTATTGATAGTCAAATCTGGGCATTTCCCAGATTTAGGGTTTCTTTAGGTTCGGTTTCTTACTTGAACAGTAAATTTCTGGCTACCTCATCTAACTTATTTATGCACATCTTTCAATcttatgttttttaattaaaatattcaattgcCAAAAATTTAAGGCCTTATCTGTTTTCAATGCCACTTATTTAGCTTATTACTGCagttcttttttctcttttagcTCTGAATTTAGGGGGACAATTTAAGCTGAATTGAGTAAGGCGTAGTAGCATACATTAAACTTTCCCAATCTATTTTTGGTGTTTTCTTTATCGAGGTGCTAGGAGAATATAGGAAGGATAATGATTATTGTTAATATGATTCTTCATTAAGCATCTAATGCTTTGGTGGTTGTATTTGATATTTACTTGTAGATCTGCTCATAGCCTAGTCTTTTGTTTTCGTTGCTTTAACTGCAGTTGATTACTGATGAAATTTGATATGTGTGTTTCAGCCTGAACATTTAATAGAAAGGTGATTTGTTGTTTGCATTCATAATTTCAATCACtgcttatttttattatgttacaGTACTAAAATGGTTACTCAGTTGTTTGCAACTGCTATTACCTATCATTGCCCATGTTTTATTCTTCAAATGATGCTTTTTGCAGGTCTGTTCATCTTAAGCGTCTTCGAATAGTATCATGCTATAACATTTCAGATGAAGGGTTAAGTGAAGCAGCTTTAAAGCTTCCATTTCTGGAAGAGCTTGAAATTTCGTACTGCTCCATTTCAAAAGATGCTCTGGAAACTATTGGTCGCAGTTGCCCTCTCTTgaaatcattcaaattcaatGTTCAGGGATGCAGACGCTTCCACTTGGAGTCAGATGATGAGGCACTAGCTATTGCACAAACCATGCCTGAATTACGCCACCTCCAACTTTTTGGGAACAAGTTGACTAATGATGGTTTGCTGGCCATTCTCAACGGTTGTCCTCACCTTGAATATCTTGACTTACGGCAATGTTTCAATGTTAGTCTGGGAGGGAACTTGGAGAAAAGGTGTGTTGAACGCATAAAAAATTTGCGACGCCCTAATGATTCAACTCTTGATTATGAGTTCTATACGGAAGTTCATGATACTGGGTCATCCGATGAAGATTATCCATCTGGAATTTCAGACATTGACTTTATGTCCGATGATTATGATGATTATTTCGAGTTCTCAGGTGACTCTGATTATGATTTCGGTTATGACTATGATGGTGTGCTTTTTGACTGATGCCATGAAGTGAAGCAGGGGATACTCCTCCAGTGTCCAGGGTAGGGAATCAGGTTATTTAAAAACGGACTGCCTTGTTGCTAATACTTTTGCACATTTTTCTCTGTATCTGTGTTCAATACTCCATTTTATGTAGTTTTTATCCTTTAGGGCGGGAAAAAAGGTTTCTATGACTAAACCATTGTTTTTTGGTTTCTAAGACTTTTTGTGGCGGTCCATTTAgtgaaaaaaaagttttaaaacaagATGTGTACATACATAATGCCTGGCTTTGGCTTTTATCATAATGGAATGCAGTGTGTTGTGTTGCTGTAGTGATGAATATTTGTGGGTGTTGTAGGATGAAGATGAAAATGGGAGAGCTGCTGCAAATTCAGTGATGTTATTGCAGTTGATCAGGTCAAATACTGCacttttgtgtttaatttgttgCATGGTAGGTTGGCATTTGTATGAAATGTCGTGGTCATCGACGGTGACACAAACAGATATTTTATCTTTTGAGGGACCTTTGCAGTTGTGTACATTTTGTTTGCCATACTCTACTATGTATAATATAATTATGTGGTAGAAATAGATGTTTGTCAAGTTTTAGCTGCGTATGTAAGGGTGCCATAGCTCTGCCCATTTGTGGCTGTGGATAATGATGAATGAAATGAAGGGGCATAGTCGATTCTAACATGTAGGGTACTTGGGCATACTTTCAAAGTTGAAGCAATCACCTCATCAACCCAATTGCTTAGGCCCAGCTCTTTATCACACTGGGTCTAGGATAATAATAACCCAAAGTCCATAATTACCCCAAACAaaccaaatattaaaataaattggatgaattaatgaatgaatgaataaaactcttattttccttttattctcGTCCGTGTAATTATTTTAGACATAGACAAAACTAATTGTGATAAGATTTACGAGATTGTGACATCCGAAATGGAAGGCCACATTTTGTCGGAATTGATTTCTTctaccaaaaattatttttatcaatctTAAAAGTCACTTGGAAATACATAGAATACAGATAATCCGACCTGGACGGTAAAAAGTACCTTCTATTTTACATCTTTGactcaaattatgaataaattcgtctttatatattaaataaaaaatcaaatcaatattttttactgaaaattttatctatttttatagtTAAGAATTGACAAGATTTACAGAGTAACAATAATTTGTCCATTTTCTGAGTAGATAAGACAAAATGCAACCCAACTCTTAGCGCAAGGATCTCTATAGTATTTTTTACTTGACCCCAACACATGTATAAGGGTCAGTTTATCATTAAGGttgaaaagtgcttttaaaaagttTGATAATATTTACCATTGTtgtcaaaaaatacttttgagaagataaaataattgttttaaacATGATgctataaagtaaaaaaaaatttaaatgatatttaaattcgttaatattataatatatggaatttataaaattgaattacaataaaatattaaaaataagttactaagtaatttaaaaaattggtttagcttgaaaagcatttttgaaaattttatataaattttaaattataatttatatttatttaatcctATACTAttgttacaaaaatatatatcggaagaaaataaaagagtgaaGTGAGGTTGACATGAGGCCCGGCACTTACCTACTTACGTTGATCCGTCTTGGTTCTTCAGCTTTAGTAAGGGTCGGGCAGTCTTAgctttttaattgaattttataaaCCCCATGGCCATGTGTCCTCAGCATTTCTGTCTATTCTTGTTCTTTCATTTTATTCCCATTGCTTTCAACCCAAtcatacttttattattattattattattattattatttatgcttaATAAATATTTCTCttttacacacacacacacaaaaagaaaaagaatacaaGTAATTAATACTTTGAATCCTAAAAACCTACCATACATCGGATTATGTCACTTACATGTTATTACATTATAGACAATTGGACCATGCCATATCACAATTTCGATTTCTGAAATCTGCCCCctaatttgttatatatatttttctcacTGAACGATATCACCTGGGAATTATTTCATAGCTAGATCCAATTTAAGTTTACAGAGGTTGTAATTATTAATGTTAGTCAGAATATATAAAGCTTCTTTTACGAGCTGAGCATATATTTTTGTGTAGAATCCAACACTGCTTTATAAAAAGACTTACCAGACAGTCCAGATCGGAACTAAAGAAAAGATATCTTATGTCATGtcttgtatattatattatactgCCAAGTGCCTAAATATTGTTTCAGAGAAGCTTAGCTGCTTAATTATTAAAGGAACCATGCAACTTATTAAATGTGAGGGCCAACgttgataatattattagttaaaaggAATTTATATATGCTTTTTAATTACTAACTAACAATACGCATTTGCTTTCTTGGATGCAATTCAAGCTATGGAGTTAGATTGGTTAATTAAGAAAGCTTGTATTTGTTTtgtctttaataaattattaattcaaatttgTTGATACCAAAAAGCTGCGAGGAGGATAGTGTGGTGGAGCTTGAGGATGGTTTGCTTTGTTTAGGTCGGAGCTTAAGGAAAAAAGGTTAGGGTAGGGAGTTGCTAAACATGCTCCCTACTTGGGGTTGAAAGAGTTATTTATATAAGTTTGGTCTCCTTTTTATCACATGTCACATTTTGATAGATTTGTTTGCCGCTTTCACAATTCCTAATTAGGTGAGTAATTTAACCTCACCAAGGTTGTAAGACATGTAATGATAAGTGATAATTGTCTTGTCGAAGTGATATTATTgttagaaataattaatttatatatttttcaaatttaatcgGAACAATGCTTATAGCGAAAGAGGTATAGTTAGCATAGGTAAGTGATTGACAAAGATGGCTGAGTGAGACAGTCATATATGTAACAAATTTAAATCTTttgaacaatttttaaaaaaaaaatattgtccTTCAACCCTCCCAAGTCCCAAAATAATGGTTTAAATCGATGGAGTGGGACAGAATCTAGCAGTTAGATGGGTAACCAGTGATTAATAATACACCAAGCATGACTTTGATTAGATTAAGCGAATAATAAACAACAGCCAATATTGGAGACATCAACCTTTGTCTTTCCAAGAATCACCCCCACAAGTTTCCTTTTTTCCAATTTTGGGTTGTCCAATTCATACATTA contains the following coding sequences:
- the LOC107908549 gene encoding F-box protein SKIP19, with the protein product MTTAAETRNWLELPLDVTASILSRIGAIEILNSAQNVCSLWRNICKDPLMWRSIDMHNLGDLWDMDYDLAKMCVHAVDRSCGHLLDINVEYFGTDALLLHISERSVHLKRLRIVSCYNISDEGLSEAALKLPFLEELEISYCSISKDALETIGRSCPLLKSFKFNVQGCRRFHLESDDEALAIAQTMPELRHLQLFGNKLTNDGLLAILNGCPHLEYLDLRQCFNVSLGGNLEKRCVERIKNLRRPNDSTLDYEFYTEVHDTGSSDEDYPSGISDIDFMSDDYDDYFEFSGDSDYDFGYDYDGVLFD